From a single Bacillus sp. NEB1478 genomic region:
- the hisIE gene encoding bifunctional phosphoribosyl-AMP cyclohydrolase/phosphoribosyl-ATP diphosphatase HisIE, with translation MKFETLNFDDNGLIPAVVQDYQSKEVLTVAYMNKTSLEKTVEIGETVFFSRSRKKLWHKGETSGNTQKVKSIRYDCDQDALVILVEPKGPACHTGSYSCFSETLFEAETNSDAGPSSNRYAILNELQEIIAQRQHEMPEGAYTTYLFEKGVDKILKKVGEEAGEVIIAAKNRDPEELRWEVSDLFYHVLVLLQEQNVPLDDILKTLEERHTKKDD, from the coding sequence TTGAAATTTGAAACTTTGAATTTTGATGATAACGGTCTGATTCCTGCTGTAGTCCAGGATTATCAGTCAAAAGAGGTTTTAACGGTCGCATACATGAACAAAACTTCGCTCGAAAAAACGGTCGAAATCGGCGAAACTGTATTTTTTTCAAGATCTCGAAAAAAATTATGGCACAAAGGTGAAACATCGGGAAACACACAAAAAGTAAAGAGCATTCGATATGATTGCGATCAGGATGCTTTAGTAATTTTAGTAGAGCCAAAGGGACCTGCATGCCATACAGGATCGTACAGCTGTTTTTCTGAAACGCTGTTTGAAGCAGAAACAAACAGTGATGCTGGTCCATCCTCAAATCGTTATGCCATTTTAAACGAGTTGCAGGAAATCATCGCACAGCGTCAGCACGAAATGCCAGAAGGTGCATACACAACATACTTATTTGAAAAAGGTGTAGATAAAATTCTCAAGAAAGTCGGCGAAGAAGCAGGAGAAGTTATTATCGCTGCGAAAAATCGCGACCCTGAAGAATTAAGATGGGAAGTATCTGATCTGTTTTATCACGTTTTGGTCCTTTTACAAGAACAAAACGTACCGTTGGATGACATCTTAAAGACATTAGAAGAACGCCATACAAAAAAAGACGACTAA
- a CDS encoding tetratricopeptide repeat protein, with protein sequence MQKRQSASQLSGRVLPFIQDGDYFFEKGIKAYNRRDLYRAKKMFERAVTFQPEEPSFLCQLASTLAEIGEYEESNRHLLSALEQSGSDMMSECHFFLANNFAHLGMYSDAEEHALLYMHNDPDGEFLDDTQELLDLINLETGTKSQDMPMTEEEELIKAHDEARQSIERGDLPVAQDQLREIIINHPKFWAAYNNLALTHFYKSEFDEAISVLEDVLVKNPGNLNALCNLAIFLFHLGMDEQGGKIVDRLKSVHPIHAEHRYKLGNTFGLLEEHVHANKWLQSLKKSSFVFDPVTTHMLAVSYYALGKKELSVKTWKKVLDLDPEGNVAPYYMERALKDELTVAGGDYQYRIPLNKHNKPKKDRQIKAMEHIQHVRKGLEKNKITHLFLLRGNKNEEAYKTLSEFCLRPEENLFIKEIAANIMLEHRPEQSVKLAHEENIVEVGSPSAILTKALDVMQVIKVHGAIIDEQVLFYWSEAIKLSEQTGEKIFDNKHAVAAAIDHLSRKQKGNSTKKASAELYGITVAVLSLRIKKLISWVNRNV encoded by the coding sequence ATGCAAAAACGACAAAGCGCCAGTCAGTTGAGTGGACGCGTTCTTCCCTTTATTCAAGATGGGGATTATTTTTTTGAAAAAGGAATTAAAGCCTACAATCGGCGTGATTTATATAGAGCGAAAAAAATGTTTGAGCGGGCAGTTACTTTTCAGCCAGAAGAACCTTCTTTTTTGTGCCAGTTAGCTTCAACATTAGCTGAGATTGGTGAATATGAGGAATCCAATCGTCATTTATTGAGTGCATTGGAACAGTCCGGATCAGATATGATGTCTGAATGCCACTTCTTCCTTGCCAATAACTTTGCACATCTAGGGATGTATTCTGATGCTGAAGAGCATGCTTTGCTATACATGCATAACGATCCAGACGGTGAATTTCTTGATGACACGCAAGAGCTGCTGGATTTAATCAATCTTGAAACAGGCACTAAATCACAAGATATGCCGATGACCGAAGAGGAAGAATTGATAAAAGCTCATGACGAAGCAAGACAATCGATCGAGCGAGGTGATTTGCCGGTTGCACAGGATCAGTTGCGCGAAATCATCATCAATCATCCTAAATTTTGGGCGGCATATAACAATCTAGCGTTAACACATTTTTATAAAAGTGAATTTGACGAAGCCATTTCTGTATTAGAGGATGTATTGGTTAAAAATCCCGGAAACTTAAATGCTTTGTGTAATTTAGCCATTTTTCTGTTTCACCTTGGAATGGATGAGCAAGGTGGGAAGATTGTTGACCGGTTGAAGTCGGTGCATCCGATTCATGCTGAACATCGATACAAGCTCGGAAACACGTTCGGTCTTTTAGAAGAACATGTTCATGCTAACAAATGGCTTCAATCCTTAAAGAAATCTTCATTTGTATTTGATCCGGTGACGACACATATGCTTGCCGTTTCATACTATGCGCTTGGAAAAAAAGAACTTTCAGTTAAGACGTGGAAAAAAGTGCTCGATCTAGATCCGGAAGGCAACGTCGCTCCGTATTATATGGAAAGAGCTCTTAAAGACGAATTAACAGTTGCAGGCGGAGATTATCAATATCGTATTCCGCTGAATAAGCATAATAAACCAAAAAAAGATAGACAGATCAAAGCGATGGAGCATATTCAGCATGTACGTAAAGGGTTGGAAAAAAATAAAATTACGCATTTATTCCTTTTAAGAGGGAATAAAAATGAAGAGGCTTATAAAACGCTGAGTGAATTTTGTTTACGGCCAGAAGAGAACTTATTTATAAAAGAAATCGCTGCAAATATCATGCTTGAACATCGGCCAGAGCAATCTGTAAAATTAGCGCATGAAGAGAATATCGTAGAAGTGGGCAGTCCTTCAGCTATTTTGACTAAGGCTTTGGATGTTATGCAGGTGATTAAGGTTCATGGTGCTATCATAGACGAACAAGTCCTATTTTATTGGTCAGAAGCGATTAAGCTATCTGAACAAACCGGCGAAAAAATCTTTGATAACAAACATGCAGTCGCAGCAGCAATAGATCACCTTTCCCGAAAACAAAAAGGAAATTCGACTAAAAAAGCGTCTGCAGAACTTTATGGAATCACTGTCGCGGTCCTTTCACTAAGAATTAAAAAGCTGATTAGCTGGGTAAACCGCAACGTTTGA
- the trxB gene encoding thioredoxin-disulfide reductase: MSEEKIYDVAILGAGPAGMTAAVYTSRANLDTIMIERGIPGGQMANTEDVENYPGFDHILGPELSNKMFEHAKKFGAEYAYGDVKEIVDGEEYKTINAGSKTYKARSIIISTGAEYKKIGVPGEKEFSGRGVSYCAVCDGAFFKNRELVVIGGGDSAVEEGVYLTRFATKVTIVHRRDKLRAQKILQQRAFDNDKIDFIWNHSVKEIHGENNKVSKVTLVHSETGEEQEFPTDGVFIYIGMLPLNAAFKNLGITNENGYVETNEQMETKIPGIFAAGDIREKTLRQIVTATGDGSIAAQAAQHYVENLAEKLKNVTSN; this comes from the coding sequence ATGTCAGAAGAAAAAATTTATGACGTAGCAATACTTGGTGCAGGTCCAGCGGGTATGACTGCCGCGGTGTACACATCTCGCGCTAATTTAGATACGATCATGATCGAACGCGGAATCCCTGGCGGACAAATGGCGAACACAGAAGATGTTGAAAACTATCCTGGTTTTGATCATATTTTAGGACCTGAGCTTTCAAACAAAATGTTTGAACATGCGAAAAAGTTCGGAGCGGAATACGCTTATGGCGATGTGAAAGAGATCGTAGATGGAGAAGAGTATAAAACGATCAACGCTGGAAGCAAAACATACAAAGCACGTTCAATCATCATTTCTACAGGTGCGGAATATAAGAAGATTGGCGTTCCGGGAGAAAAAGAATTCTCAGGACGCGGTGTCTCCTATTGTGCGGTATGTGATGGGGCGTTCTTTAAAAATCGTGAACTCGTAGTCATTGGCGGCGGCGATTCTGCCGTTGAAGAAGGCGTATACTTGACTCGTTTTGCGACAAAAGTGACGATTGTACACAGACGCGACAAGCTTCGTGCACAAAAAATCCTTCAACAGCGAGCTTTTGACAATGATAAAATCGACTTCATCTGGAACCATTCTGTAAAAGAAATTCACGGTGAAAATAACAAAGTAAGTAAAGTGACACTCGTTCACTCTGAAACAGGTGAAGAGCAAGAATTTCCTACAGATGGTGTTTTCATCTATATCGGAATGCTTCCACTGAATGCAGCATTTAAAAATCTTGGAATCACGAATGAAAATGGCTATGTGGAAACGAACGAGCAAATGGAAACGAAAATCCCTGGTATCTTTGCTGCAGGTGATATTCGTGAAAAAACATTGCGTCAAATCGTTACAGCAACAGGTGATGGAAGCATCGCAGCACAGGCTGCACAACACTATGTGGAAAATTTGGCTGAAAAGTTAAAAAACGTAACTTCTAATTAA